The sequence below is a genomic window from Aspergillus nidulans FGSC A4 chromosome V.
GTGCTCGTTTGTGTTAAGCTGGCGGATCCCATGCCAGTGGATTGTGGATCCATTGAGGGTCTCATGTAGGTTATTCTTGATATGGACGACGACTTCGTCGCCCCAGTCCGCGAAAATCGTTGGACCAGGGATCGTCCCGTTCACGGCGACTGCCGGCCGAGAGATCCCGTCGGGAGATACGGTGATCTCGTCTAGCTCCAGCCAATACTCTCGCACTACTCCTGTGTCTGGAGTGATGTCGTGGTAGTTTGTATCGATGGAATAGTCGCACCATTCCCTGCGGGTGTCCGGGGTGTTTCCGGCACAGGGGGTTCCGGTTGCTGTGGTGGTGGGAGTGGATGTTGCGCTTGTGCTTGTCCTGGTCGTTGTGTTTGAGCTACTTCTTGTTCCCGTTCTAGTATTCGTAGATGTTGGCCGGGTAGATGTTGTCCTTGTTTGAGTAaacgaggttgaggttggcTGAGGACGTCCACTACTAcgcccaccacctccaccggcTACCGAAAGAATAGAGTCAGAGGCAGAAGACGAGCCTTCCTCTTGCCTCCGCTTCAGAGGCGAGACATCGGTCCCAAAGAGTAATGAGCGTTCTTCGGGCTGGAAGTCGTGCTCAAAGACCCAAGAGGCAGAAGCATAGAGTGCataaaagaagagaagaaaggaagaacgCAGCATCGTGTAGCGATTGGACACGACAGCTGTCTCATTAAGACGATACAATCAACCCatagaaagaagaaaccAGATTGTAGACATTCCAGTACGTCTGACGGTCCAGCGCGCCAGCCTTATACCTCGCCTCCAGCCGATGAAAGCCGAAAGCCCTTATTTCTGGCTGAACATGTCTCTCGCTAGAGCAAGATATTACCTCGACAAGATATTCCATTTTCAGAAACAAACGCGCCCGGACGGGACTGCTACATGTCCAGCGTCCAGCATCTGGTCTAGAGTAAGACAGGACATACCACACGATCATCATGGTACCCCATTATTCGAACGCAGCATGGTCTGCCTTGCATAGCATCTACCAGCATCACTGATCCCTCACCCTGTTCCTGCCTAGGACATTTAATTCTCTATCTGTCTAGGGCCGTATCGACCAATCACAGAGAGAGCAGTTCACAGCCCGGCTCGCCCGGGAGACCGATATAGAAGCATTACAGTATCACCCGGCTGCCGGAATCAGCCCTAGCCCTGCTGGCCCATGCCAATACCGTCGGTCATCGGACCGGCTACATGGCATGACATGACATTGCATGGCGGACATGGGTTGTCGATAAGGTGGAGCTAGCTGCAGCGCCAGATTAGGTATACGAGATCCAATCAAGATAGGGTTCGCTGATCCTTCGTCCATCTGGCCGTGGGGCTGAAAATGGTTTAGCGAACTGATCCAAGTAGATTTGGTGTGTATAAGTTCAAATCTATTGGCAATTACCTAAGGCTATTGCTGTTGGGACTGCCCCTACTTTTAGTCTGCTCCTGCCGTGCGATGCGTGTCTCACTTGCTGGGTCCATAGGCGCATAGGGCACAGGCCAGCTCGCGATGACTTCCAGCGCCTACTGGGTTTGGTTTGGCTTGCAGATTGTTGCTATTTAGAACTTCGCGTGGGCTCATCGACGGCATTGCTGGACGCAAGCGGTCATTGGTCACGTCTTAGAATGAGCAAAAAAAGCAACTAGCTTGTCCCGTGTTGTAAGGCCAGAAAACTGTGGAAAAGGGCACTTAGACAAGACTGGACAATGTACTTTCGACCCTGCGTAGGCGCAGAGTGAGGTATGGGCAAGACGATGAAAATGCCCTGGCATGTCTCAGCTGGACAAGGTGATTGGCAGTTCTTAGACCTGGCATTGAATCAGGATGATTCGTAACCGACTCTCCTCCATTCCTGCTGCCTGGACTCTGAACAGGCCGGGCGCCTGGGTCAAAATTAGGTCTGTGGCAATGCTCATATACGCATCGTAGTCCAAATCTTCAGTACGGCCGCCTGTGAGCCTCTCCTTTGCAACTCCATAAACTTTCCATCTCGAACACTCATTGTGGACACTCGTCGTGTACTCTCGTTGTTTTCGCCCCAAAAATAAGAGACAAGGCTATGCTCAGAATGTTCTCCCGTGCTCTATTTTTTGCAGTCGTCTGCCTCTTTGTGGCCGGGGCTTCCGCATACCCCATCGACGACGGTCAGGACCCCAACACGTCGGACGCCTTCAGTCTCTACGCTTACGGTGATGGGATCAGTGGGTTGCCGGTCTTCTATGCTGACGGTATCTGTCTTCCTTTCCGCGTTCTATCTGAGTGGCCCAGTGTAGGGATCCATACTGACAGCACTGTCTCCCAGGCAAAGCTCAAGTCGGCGATCCCAAACTCTCCACTGCAAAAGTAACAGAGAAGATCTACTGTAAGTTCTTCGTCTCTTTAACAGGACTATTGTCGACTCCCATCGACCACTCTAATGGCAATCAAAAGTTACAGTTGCGTCTGCTTCTCCCAACACGTGGATCGCACAcccgaagaaaaaggaggccGCATCGTTCACTTCCGACGTCCTGATGCTCCCGTCTGGCGGCTCAGCCGCAGGTGACGTCGTCTTCAAGCCTAAGACCTCACAGAAGGTGGAGTCCGACACGGCGAGCGTGTTCAGTGTCTACGGCAACTATGTTCTGATCAATACGGCTGGTGCGAACTTTTACGCCGAGAAGACCGATGTCGACGGTGTTTGGGATTTGGTCTGGAGTGATTCGGGGTCTGGCTATGTGGCTATCACGCTGAGGACGATTGCACCGAGTACGGAGTCTGTCTGAGT
It includes:
- a CDS encoding uncharacterized protein (transcript_id=CADANIAT00003696), whose translation is MLRMFSRALFFAVVCLFVAGASAYPIDDGQDPNTSDAFSLYAYGDGISGLPVFYADGKAQVGDPKLSTAKVTEKIYFTVASASPNTWIAHPKKKEAASFTSDVLMLPSGGSAAGDVVFKPKTSQKVESDTASVFSVYGNYVLINTAGANFYAEKTDVDGVWDLVWSDSGSGYVAITLRTIAPSTESV